ATCTTCATATACAGGTATTCTAGAATATCCTGATGCGATTACTCCTTCTAGTATTTCATCCAAATCATCGTCTATGTCTACCGCAAACATATCATGTCTAGATGTCATAATTTCCTTAGCAGTCTTATCATTAAATTCAAATATGCTATATATCATCTGTTTTTCTTCATTTTCAATACATCCATCTTCTTGAGATTGTGATATTAAAGTTCTAATTTCTTCTTCAGAAACTCTTTCTTCAATATCCATATCATTATTTCTTGTTATTTTTAAAACCAGACTAGTTGAAAATGATAAAAGTTTTATAAATGGTTTTGCAATTTTAGATATAATGTAAATTGATTTTACTGAAAATAAAGATATCTTCTCCGCTTTTTTCAAAGCAATTCTTTTAGGTACTAATTCTCCAAATACTAATGTAAAATATGAAAGTATTATTGTTACTAAAAACATACATAATTCATTAGAATAAGGTATACTAAGTGGAGCTAATATCTTTGAAAGGTGCGTAGATATTCCTGTAGCAGCAGATGCACTTGAGAAAAATCCAGCTAAAGTTATTCCAATTTGAATAGTTGATAAGAAATTGCTTGGGTCTTCCATAAGCCTTTCAAGCAATTGAGCTTTCTTGTTTCCACTTGCACTTAATTGTTTTATTTTTGATTTATTTACAGAAACTATAGCCATTTCTGCTGATGCGAAAAACGCGTTAATAGCAGTAAGTACTACTATTAAAATTATTTGAGGCATAAAGGCCCCGGGGTCTGAATCTAAATTATTCATTTCTTCCTCCTTAAAATAATAAATAAAAAACCATCAGAAACATTTTTAAAAATTAATTAATATATTCCTGAAGATATTGCTAATAATCCTATTTTGTAAATAAAGTTTAAAATAGAAATTTATTAAATAGCATTTAGTAATTTTTTATTTAAAGTACATTATAATCTATGAATTAACTTTTATCAATATTTATATATAATATTAATATTCTAATTAAATTAAAAAGTTGCAAAATATATAAATACCCCTTAACTACGTTCATTAATAGCTAAAGGGTACTTAATTATTTATCAGATAAATTTTTAATCGATAATTTGTTTATTCTTTTTCTATTGCATTTTAATATAGTAAATTCATAGTTTTTATAAGTAAACTTATCATTAACTTTAGGGTAAGAATCCAGCTGAGTATATGCCCAACCCCCAATAGTATCTATATGCTCATCTTCAATATCTATATATAAAAACTCAGTTATATCTTCAATAAGAACCTTTCCATCTACTATATAACTATTATCTTCACACTTAATAATAGCATCTTCTTCCTCATCAAACTCATCTTGAATTTCCCCAACAATTTCTTCTAAAATATCTTCTATCGTTACTAAACCAGCAGTTCCTCCATACTCGTCAATAACTAAAGCAACTTGTACTTTATCTTTTTTAAATATTTTAAGAAGGTCACTTATTAGCATTGACTCTGGGACAAGTTTAATTTCCCTAATAATATGTCTTATATCTTGATTATTGCCCTCAATTTTTTGTTTGTATAAATCTTTGATATGGATAAATCCAATAACATTATCCTTATTTTCTTTACATACAGGATATCTAGTGAGCTGTTCTTCGAACGTATAGGCTATTATATCATCAAAAGAATCTTCTATAAAAATATTTGTAATATCAGTTCGTGGTACCATTATCTCTTTTACTGTTTTATCAGAAAAATCGAATATATTATCTACAAGAGTTAATTCAGTTTTATCAACTAAGCCATGATTATAGCTTTCTTCAACTAAAAGTTTTATTTCTTCATCAGTATGAACTGATTCATGCTCATCAACTTGAGAAAGCCCGAATACCTTTAATATCCAGTTTGTACTATGATTGAATATCCACATAACAGGATATGTTAACTTGTAAAAAAATATAAGTGGAAAAGCTGTACTTAATGCTATTTTTTCAGGACTTATAATCGCTAGCGATTTAGGAACCAATTCTCCAAATACAATATGACATCCAGTTATAATTGAAAAAGCAATAATAAAAGCAATTGAATGTTCTATACTTGAAGGTAAATTAAATAGATTAAATATTGGCATTAACAGACGTAAAATAGCCGGCTCTCCTACCCATCCTAGTCCCAACGATGCTAAAGTTATTCCAAGCTGACAGGCAGATAAGTATGAATTTAAATCTTTAACAACTATTAAAGTACGCTTAGCACGCTTATTACCTTGAATTATTAATGTTTCTATCCTAGATTTTCTAACCTTTACCATAGCAAATTCTGTAGCAACAAAAAATCCATTTAAAAAGACAAGAAAAAATACTAAAAGTATATTTATAAAAATAATCATATTTATATTATTCACCTCTCAAATTATTAAAAATACGCATTATTATATAACATATTATTAGCATTTTACGATTAAATAAAAGCTAAATTATCAAATGTTATAATTTTATACTTATTTCCAATATTTATAAACAATCTAAATTTTAATATTAATTCATACATTTGGATTATTTAAACTTATTTTCATATAGTTTATTTAAAAGCCTTAAGGGTATAAGTTCAAAGTACATATAAATACCAATTTTTTACATGTGCTAATTTGAAATGAAAGGAGTGCTAAATGAGCACACATTTATCTACTAACATTAGAGTAGCAATTGAAAAGGATAATCCATCGATTTGTAGAGATGAAGAAAAATGTATCAAGTGTGGTATGTGTAAAGATATCTGTACAGACTATATAGGTGTTAATGGACATTATTTCTTAAAAAATACAAACGATACGGCTGTTTGTATTAACTGTGGTCAATGTGCAAATGTATGTCCTACATCAAGTATTACAGAGGTTCTTGACTATAAAAAAGTTAAGTCTGAAATGCAAAATGAAGATAAAATAGTAATATTTACAACATCACCAGCGGTTAGAGTTTCTCTTGGTGAAGAATTTAATATGGTGGATGGTAGCTTTGTTGAAGGAAAAATGGTATCACTACTTAGAAAACTCGGTGCAAATTATGTTCTTGATACTAACTTTGCAGCTGATTTAACAATAGTTGAAGAAGCAAGTGAGCTGATAGAGCGTATAAAGACTAATAATAAGCCATTACCTCAATTTACAAGTTGTTGTCCTTCATGGGTAAAATATGCAGAAACATTTCACCCAGATATACTTGATAATATTTCAACTTCCAAAAGCCCTATTGGAATGCAAGGCCCTACAATAAAAACATACTTTGCAAAAAAAATGGGAATTGATCCAGCAAAGATTGTAAAT
This is a stretch of genomic DNA from Paraclostridium bifermentans. It encodes these proteins:
- a CDS encoding hemolysin family protein, whose protein sequence is MIIFINILLVFFLVFLNGFFVATEFAMVKVRKSRIETLIIQGNKRAKRTLIVVKDLNSYLSACQLGITLASLGLGWVGEPAILRLLMPIFNLFNLPSSIEHSIAFIIAFSIITGCHIVFGELVPKSLAIISPEKIALSTAFPLIFFYKLTYPVMWIFNHSTNWILKVFGLSQVDEHESVHTDEEIKLLVEESYNHGLVDKTELTLVDNIFDFSDKTVKEIMVPRTDITNIFIEDSFDDIIAYTFEEQLTRYPVCKENKDNVIGFIHIKDLYKQKIEGNNQDIRHIIREIKLVPESMLISDLLKIFKKDKVQVALVIDEYGGTAGLVTIEDILEEIVGEIQDEFDEEEDAIIKCEDNSYIVDGKVLIEDITEFLYIDIEDEHIDTIGGWAYTQLDSYPKVNDKFTYKNYEFTILKCNRKRINKLSIKNLSDK
- a CDS encoding hemolysin family protein, producing the protein MNNLDSDPGAFMPQIILIVVLTAINAFFASAEMAIVSVNKSKIKQLSASGNKKAQLLERLMEDPSNFLSTIQIGITLAGFFSSASAATGISTHLSKILAPLSIPYSNELCMFLVTIILSYFTLVFGELVPKRIALKKAEKISLFSVKSIYIISKIAKPFIKLLSFSTSLVLKITRNNDMDIEERVSEEEIRTLISQSQEDGCIENEEKQMIYSIFEFNDKTAKEIMTSRHDMFAVDIDDDLDEILEGVIASGYSRIPVYEDNKDNILGILYVKDLLVKAKKVGFKNINLKTMLHDPYFVSKSIRTNELFKLLKDKKVHLALLIDEYGGIEGLVTMEDLIEEIMGDIEDEYDKTKSTITQIDASNFIVKGYLTISEFNNKFDIDIEQGDYDTLNGYILTLLGDFPEEGREIELDNFTFLIENVNKRRIEDIRVSIKNRCAQIS